Proteins found in one Tamandua tetradactyla isolate mTamTet1 chromosome 3, mTamTet1.pri, whole genome shotgun sequence genomic segment:
- the GPR17 gene encoding uracil nucleotide/cysteinyl leukotriene receptor → MNGLEAAPTGLLANSSPRSAEHCGQETPLENVLFASFYLLDFILAFVGNALALWLFIWDHKAGTPANVFLMHLAVADLSCVLVLPTRLVYHFSGNHWPFGEIPCRLTGFLFYLNMYASIYFLTCISADRFLAIVHPVRSLRLRRPLYAHLACAFLWVVVAVAMAPLLASPQTVQTNRTVVCLQLYRERASRHALVSLAVAFTFPFVTTVTCYLLIIRSLRRGPRVERRLKSRAVRMIAMVLAIFLVCFVPYHVHRSVYVLRLHGGRASCAARRLLALGNRVTSCLASLNGALDPIMYFFVAEKFREGLCNLLCGSRRLTGPPPSAEGKTNESSLSAKSEL, encoded by the coding sequence ATGAATGGGCTGGAGGCAGCCCCCACGGGCCTGCTCGCCAACTCCTCGCCCCGCAGCGCAGAGCACTGCGGCCAGGAGACGCCGCTGGAGAACGTCCTTTTCGCCTCCTTCTACCTCCTGGACTTCATCCTGGCCTTCGTGGGTAACGCCCTGGCCCTGTGGCTTTTCATCTGGGACCACAAGGCAGGCACCCCCGCCAATGTGTTCCTGATGCACCTGGCCGTGGCCGACCTGTCCTGCGTGCTCGTCCTGCCCACCCGCCTCGTCTACCACTTCTCCGGGAACCACTGGCCTTTCGGGGAGATCCCGTGCCGGCTCACCGGCTTCCTCTTCTACCTGAACATGTACGCCAGCATCTACTTCCTCACCTGCATCAGCGCGGACCGCTTCCTGGCCATCGTGCACCCCGTGAGGTCGCTGCGGCTGCGCAGGCCCCTCTACGCCCACCTGGCCTGCGCCTTCCTCTGGGTGGTGGTGGCCGTGGCCATGGCCCCGCTGCTGGCGAGCCCGCAGACCGTGCAAACCAACCGCACGGTCGTCTGCCTGCAGCTCTACCGGGAGCGGGCCTCGCGGCACGCCCTGGTCTCACTGGCCGTGGCCTTCACCTTCCCGTTCGTCACCACGGTCACCTGCTACCTGCTGATCATCCGCAGCCTGCGGCGGGGGCCGCGCGTGGAGCGGCGCCTCAAGAGCAGGGCGGTGCGCATGATCGCCATGGTGCTGGCCATCTTCCTGGTCTGCTTCGTGCCCTACCACGTCCACCGCTCCGTCTACGTGCTGCGTCTGCACGGCGGCCGGGCCTCCTGCGCCGCCCGCCGTCTGCTGGCCCTGGGCAACCGCGTCACCTCCTGCCTCGCCAGCCTCAACGGCGCCCTGGACCCCATCATGTACTTCTTCGTGGCCGAGAAGTTCCGCGAGGGCCTGTGCAACCTGCTCTGCGGCTCCAGGAGGCTCACGGGGCCGCCCCCCAGCGCCGAAGGGAAAACCAACGAGAGCTCGCTCAGCGCCAAGTCGGAGCTGTGA
- the LIMS2 gene encoding LIM and senescent cell antigen-like-containing domain protein 2 isoform X2 — translation MSNALANAVCQRCQARFAPSERIVNSNGELYHEHCFVCAQCFRQFPEGLFYEFEGRKYCEHDFQMLFAPCCGACGEFIIGRVIKAMSNNWHPGCFRCELCDVELADLGFVKNAGRHLCRPCHNREKAKGLGKYICQRCHLVIDEQPLMFRSDAYHPDHFSCTHCGKELTAEARELKGELYCLPCHDKMGVPICGACRRPIEGRVVNALGKQWHVEHFVCAKCEKPFLGHRHYEKKGLAYCETHYNQLFGDVCYNCSHVIEGDVVSALNKAWCVNCFSCSTCNSKLTLKNKFVEFDMKPVCKKCYEKFPLELKKRLKKLSELASRKTHPKSGNPSSA, via the exons ATGTCCAACGCCTTGGCCAACGCCGTGTGCCAGCGGTGCCAGGCCCGCTTCGCCCCCTCTGAGAGGATCGTCAACAGCAATGGGGAGCTGTACCACGAGCACTGCTTTGTGTGCGCCCAGTGCTTCCGGCAGTTCCCCGAGGGCCTCTTCTATGAG TTTGAAGGCCGGAAGTACTGTGAACACGACTTCCAGATGCTGTTTGCTCCGTGCTGTGGCGCCTGTG gTGAGTTCATTATTGGCCGCGTCATCAAAGCCATGAGCAACAACTGGCACCCTGGCTGCTTCCGCTGCGAGCTTTGCGACGTGGAGCTGGCTGACCTGGGCTTCGTGAAGAACGCGGGCAG GCACCTGTGCCGGCCCTGCCACAACCGTGAGAAGGCCAAGGGTCTGGGCAAGTACATCTGTCAGCGCTGCCACCTGGTCATCGATGAGCAGCCCCTCATGTTCCGCAGCGACGCCTACCACCCGGACCACTTCAGCTGCACCCACTGCGG GAAGGAGCTGACCGCCGAGGCCCGGGAGCTGAAGGGTGAGCTGTACTGCCTGCCCTGCCACGACAAGATGGGGGTTCCCATCTGCGGTGCCTGCCGCCGGCCCATTGAGGGCCGTGTGGTCAACGCGCTGGGCAAGCAGTGGCACGTGGAG CACTTTGTCTGTGCCAAGTGTGAGAAGCCGTTCCTGGGGCATCGGCACTACGAGAAGAAGGGTCTGGCATATTGCGAGACTCACTACAACCAG CTCTTTGGGGACGTCTGCTACAACTGCAGCCACGTGATCGAGGGAGACG TGGTGTCGGCTCTGAACAAGGCCTGGTGTGTGAACTGCTTCTCCTGCTCCACCTGCAACAGCAAACTGACCCTGAA GAACAAGTTTGTGGAATTCGACATGAAACCAGTGTGCAAGAAGTGCTATGAGAAGTTCCCCTTGGAGCTGAAGAAGCGGCTGAAGAAGCTCTCTGAGCTGGCCTCCCGCAAGACCCACCCCAAATCTGGGAACCCCAGCTCTGCCTGA
- the LIMS2 gene encoding LIM and senescent cell antigen-like-containing domain protein 2 isoform X1, translated as MTGSNMSNALANAVCQRCQARFAPSERIVNSNGELYHEHCFVCAQCFRQFPEGLFYEFEGRKYCEHDFQMLFAPCCGACGEFIIGRVIKAMSNNWHPGCFRCELCDVELADLGFVKNAGRHLCRPCHNREKAKGLGKYICQRCHLVIDEQPLMFRSDAYHPDHFSCTHCGKELTAEARELKGELYCLPCHDKMGVPICGACRRPIEGRVVNALGKQWHVEHFVCAKCEKPFLGHRHYEKKGLAYCETHYNQLFGDVCYNCSHVIEGDVVSALNKAWCVNCFSCSTCNSKLTLKNKFVEFDMKPVCKKCYEKFPLELKKRLKKLSELASRKTHPKSGNPSSA; from the exons CAACATGTCCAACGCCTTGGCCAACGCCGTGTGCCAGCGGTGCCAGGCCCGCTTCGCCCCCTCTGAGAGGATCGTCAACAGCAATGGGGAGCTGTACCACGAGCACTGCTTTGTGTGCGCCCAGTGCTTCCGGCAGTTCCCCGAGGGCCTCTTCTATGAG TTTGAAGGCCGGAAGTACTGTGAACACGACTTCCAGATGCTGTTTGCTCCGTGCTGTGGCGCCTGTG gTGAGTTCATTATTGGCCGCGTCATCAAAGCCATGAGCAACAACTGGCACCCTGGCTGCTTCCGCTGCGAGCTTTGCGACGTGGAGCTGGCTGACCTGGGCTTCGTGAAGAACGCGGGCAG GCACCTGTGCCGGCCCTGCCACAACCGTGAGAAGGCCAAGGGTCTGGGCAAGTACATCTGTCAGCGCTGCCACCTGGTCATCGATGAGCAGCCCCTCATGTTCCGCAGCGACGCCTACCACCCGGACCACTTCAGCTGCACCCACTGCGG GAAGGAGCTGACCGCCGAGGCCCGGGAGCTGAAGGGTGAGCTGTACTGCCTGCCCTGCCACGACAAGATGGGGGTTCCCATCTGCGGTGCCTGCCGCCGGCCCATTGAGGGCCGTGTGGTCAACGCGCTGGGCAAGCAGTGGCACGTGGAG CACTTTGTCTGTGCCAAGTGTGAGAAGCCGTTCCTGGGGCATCGGCACTACGAGAAGAAGGGTCTGGCATATTGCGAGACTCACTACAACCAG CTCTTTGGGGACGTCTGCTACAACTGCAGCCACGTGATCGAGGGAGACG TGGTGTCGGCTCTGAACAAGGCCTGGTGTGTGAACTGCTTCTCCTGCTCCACCTGCAACAGCAAACTGACCCTGAA GAACAAGTTTGTGGAATTCGACATGAAACCAGTGTGCAAGAAGTGCTATGAGAAGTTCCCCTTGGAGCTGAAGAAGCGGCTGAAGAAGCTCTCTGAGCTGGCCTCCCGCAAGACCCACCCCAAATCTGGGAACCCCAGCTCTGCCTGA